The following are encoded together in the Meriones unguiculatus strain TT.TT164.6M chromosome 16, Bangor_MerUng_6.1, whole genome shotgun sequence genome:
- the Gtpbp2 gene encoding GTP-binding protein 2 isoform X2 — protein MDSRVSELFGGCCRPGGGPAMGGNLKARGAGGSSSCGAPRGKKKNGRNRGGKANNPPYLPPELKLVNPSQYRFEHLVTQMKWRLQEGRGEAVYQIGVEDNGLLVGLAEEEMRASLKTLHRMAEKVGADITVLREREVDYDSDMPRKITEVLVRKVPDNQQFLDLRVAVLGNVDSGKSTLLGVLTQGELDNGRGRARLNLFRHLHEIQSGRTSSISFEILGFNSKGEVVNYSDSRTAEEICESSSKMITFIDLAGHHKYLHTTIFGLTSYCPDCALLLVSANTGIAGTTREHLGLALALKVPFFIVVSKVDLCAKTTVERTVRQLERVLKQPGCHKVPMLVTSEDDAVTAAQQFAQSPNVTPIFTLSSVSGESLDLLKVFLNILPPLTNSKEQEELMQQLTEFQVDEIYTVPEVGTVVGGTLSSGICREGDQLVVGPTDDGCFLELRVCSIQRNRSACRVLRAGQAATLALGDFDRALLRKGMVMVSPEMNPTICSVFEAEIVLLFHATTFRRGFQVTVHVGNVRQTAVVEKIHAKDKLRTGEKAVVRFRFLKHPEYLKVGAKLLFREGVTKGIGHVTDVQAITAGEAQASMGF, from the exons ATGGACTCGAGGGTATCGGAGCTGTTCGGCGGCTGCTGCCGGCCCGGAGGAGGCCCGGCCATGGGCGGAAACCTCAAAGCTCGGGGGGCCGGTGGAAGCAGCAGTTGCGGGGCCCcaagggggaagaagaagaacgGAAGGAACAGAGGAGGTAAAGCCAACAACCCTCCGTACCTGCCCCCAGAG CTGAAGCTGGTGAACCCGTCCCAGTACCGCTTTGAACACTTGGTGACACAAATGAAGTGGCGTCTCCAGGAGGGACGCGGTGAGGCTGTCTACCAGATTGGGGTAGAGGACAATGGGCTGCTGGTGGGGCTGGCTGAGGAGGAGATGCGGGCTTCCCTCAAGACCCTgcaccgaatggcagagaa GGTTGGGGCAGATATCACTGTTCTTCGGGAACGAGAAGTAGACTATGATAGTGACATGCCCCGGAAGATCACGGAGGTGCTGGTACGAAAGGTCCCTGACAACCAACAG TTCCTGGATCTCCGTGTAGCCGTCCTAGGGAATGTGGACTCAGGGAAGTCAACCTTGCTTGGAGTCCTGACCCAAGGAGAGCTGGACAACGGGCGGGGCCGGGCCCGGCTCAACCTTTTCCGCCACCTGCATGAGATTCAGTCTGGCCGAACCTCCAGCATCAGCTTTGAGATCCTGGGCTTTAACAGCAAGGGAGAG GTGGTGAATTACAGCGACTCAAGGACTGCAGAAGAGATCTGCGAAAGCAGCTCCAAGATGATCACCTTCATCGACCTGGCGGGCCATCATAAGTACCTGCACACCACCATCTTCGGCCTCACCTCCTACTGCCCCGACTGTGCCCTGCTCCTCGTCAGTGCCAACACTGGAATCG CCGGCACCACACGGGAACATCTGGGGCTGGCCTTGGCCCTGAAAGTGCCCTTCTTCATCGTGGTCAGTAAAGTGGACCTGTGTGCTAAGACCACAGTGGAGAGGACAGTACGCCAGCTGGAGCGGGTCCTCAAGCAGCCTGGCTGCCACAAGGTCCCCATGCTGGTCACCTCTGAGGATGATGCTGTCACTGCTGCCCAGCAGTTTGCCCAGTCACCCAA TGTCACCCCTATATTCACACTGTCCAGCGTGTCAGGAGAGAGTCTGGACCTCCTCAAAGTCTTCCTGAATATCCTGCCGCCACTCACCAACAGCAAAGAGCAGGAAGAGCTCATGCAGCAGTTGACAGAATTCCAG GTGGATGAAATCTACACAGTCCCAGAGGTGGGGACCGTGGTTGGAGGAACACTGTCCAG TGGGATCTGCCGTGAGGGAGACCAGCTGGTGGTAGGCCCGACAGATGATGGGTGCTTCTTGGAGCTGAGAGTATGCAGCATCCAGCGCAACCGCTCTGCCTGTCGCGTGCTGCGAGCTGGTCAGGCCGCTACACTAGCCCTCGGAGATTTTGACCGTGCGCTGCTTCGCAAG GGCATGGTGATGGTGAGCCCCGAGATGAATCCCACCATCTGCTCAGTGTTCGAGGCAGAGATAGTCCTACTGTTCCATGCCACCACCTTCCGGCGGGGATTCCAGGTGACAGTGCATGTGGGCAACGTACGTCAAACAGCAGTGGTGGAAAAGATCCATGCAAAG GACAAGCTGCGGACAGGGGAGAAGGCAGTGGTACGTTTCCGTTTCCTGAAACATCCGGAATACCTGAAGGTGGGCGCCAAACTCCTGTTCCGGGAGGGTGTTACCAAGGGCATCGGTCATGTCACGGATGTGCAAGCCATCACAGCAGGAGAAGCCCAGGCCAGCATGGGCTTCTGA
- the Gtpbp2 gene encoding GTP-binding protein 2 isoform X1 — protein sequence MDSRVSELFGGCCRPGGGPAMGGNLKARGAGGSSSCGAPRGKKKNGRNRGGKANNPPYLPPEAEDGNIEYKLKLVNPSQYRFEHLVTQMKWRLQEGRGEAVYQIGVEDNGLLVGLAEEEMRASLKTLHRMAEKVGADITVLREREVDYDSDMPRKITEVLVRKVPDNQQFLDLRVAVLGNVDSGKSTLLGVLTQGELDNGRGRARLNLFRHLHEIQSGRTSSISFEILGFNSKGEVVNYSDSRTAEEICESSSKMITFIDLAGHHKYLHTTIFGLTSYCPDCALLLVSANTGIAGTTREHLGLALALKVPFFIVVSKVDLCAKTTVERTVRQLERVLKQPGCHKVPMLVTSEDDAVTAAQQFAQSPNVTPIFTLSSVSGESLDLLKVFLNILPPLTNSKEQEELMQQLTEFQVDEIYTVPEVGTVVGGTLSSGICREGDQLVVGPTDDGCFLELRVCSIQRNRSACRVLRAGQAATLALGDFDRALLRKGMVMVSPEMNPTICSVFEAEIVLLFHATTFRRGFQVTVHVGNVRQTAVVEKIHAKDKLRTGEKAVVRFRFLKHPEYLKVGAKLLFREGVTKGIGHVTDVQAITAGEAQASMGF from the exons ATGGACTCGAGGGTATCGGAGCTGTTCGGCGGCTGCTGCCGGCCCGGAGGAGGCCCGGCCATGGGCGGAAACCTCAAAGCTCGGGGGGCCGGTGGAAGCAGCAGTTGCGGGGCCCcaagggggaagaagaagaacgGAAGGAACAGAGGAGGTAAAGCCAACAACCCTCCGTACCTGCCCCCAGAG GCTGAAGATGGAAACATCGAATATAAA CTGAAGCTGGTGAACCCGTCCCAGTACCGCTTTGAACACTTGGTGACACAAATGAAGTGGCGTCTCCAGGAGGGACGCGGTGAGGCTGTCTACCAGATTGGGGTAGAGGACAATGGGCTGCTGGTGGGGCTGGCTGAGGAGGAGATGCGGGCTTCCCTCAAGACCCTgcaccgaatggcagagaa GGTTGGGGCAGATATCACTGTTCTTCGGGAACGAGAAGTAGACTATGATAGTGACATGCCCCGGAAGATCACGGAGGTGCTGGTACGAAAGGTCCCTGACAACCAACAG TTCCTGGATCTCCGTGTAGCCGTCCTAGGGAATGTGGACTCAGGGAAGTCAACCTTGCTTGGAGTCCTGACCCAAGGAGAGCTGGACAACGGGCGGGGCCGGGCCCGGCTCAACCTTTTCCGCCACCTGCATGAGATTCAGTCTGGCCGAACCTCCAGCATCAGCTTTGAGATCCTGGGCTTTAACAGCAAGGGAGAG GTGGTGAATTACAGCGACTCAAGGACTGCAGAAGAGATCTGCGAAAGCAGCTCCAAGATGATCACCTTCATCGACCTGGCGGGCCATCATAAGTACCTGCACACCACCATCTTCGGCCTCACCTCCTACTGCCCCGACTGTGCCCTGCTCCTCGTCAGTGCCAACACTGGAATCG CCGGCACCACACGGGAACATCTGGGGCTGGCCTTGGCCCTGAAAGTGCCCTTCTTCATCGTGGTCAGTAAAGTGGACCTGTGTGCTAAGACCACAGTGGAGAGGACAGTACGCCAGCTGGAGCGGGTCCTCAAGCAGCCTGGCTGCCACAAGGTCCCCATGCTGGTCACCTCTGAGGATGATGCTGTCACTGCTGCCCAGCAGTTTGCCCAGTCACCCAA TGTCACCCCTATATTCACACTGTCCAGCGTGTCAGGAGAGAGTCTGGACCTCCTCAAAGTCTTCCTGAATATCCTGCCGCCACTCACCAACAGCAAAGAGCAGGAAGAGCTCATGCAGCAGTTGACAGAATTCCAG GTGGATGAAATCTACACAGTCCCAGAGGTGGGGACCGTGGTTGGAGGAACACTGTCCAG TGGGATCTGCCGTGAGGGAGACCAGCTGGTGGTAGGCCCGACAGATGATGGGTGCTTCTTGGAGCTGAGAGTATGCAGCATCCAGCGCAACCGCTCTGCCTGTCGCGTGCTGCGAGCTGGTCAGGCCGCTACACTAGCCCTCGGAGATTTTGACCGTGCGCTGCTTCGCAAG GGCATGGTGATGGTGAGCCCCGAGATGAATCCCACCATCTGCTCAGTGTTCGAGGCAGAGATAGTCCTACTGTTCCATGCCACCACCTTCCGGCGGGGATTCCAGGTGACAGTGCATGTGGGCAACGTACGTCAAACAGCAGTGGTGGAAAAGATCCATGCAAAG GACAAGCTGCGGACAGGGGAGAAGGCAGTGGTACGTTTCCGTTTCCTGAAACATCCGGAATACCTGAAGGTGGGCGCCAAACTCCTGTTCCGGGAGGGTGTTACCAAGGGCATCGGTCATGTCACGGATGTGCAAGCCATCACAGCAGGAGAAGCCCAGGCCAGCATGGGCTTCTGA
- the Gtpbp2 gene encoding GTP-binding protein 2 isoform X3 — protein MKWRLQEGRGEAVYQIGVEDNGLLVGLAEEEMRASLKTLHRMAEKVGADITVLREREVDYDSDMPRKITEVLVRKVPDNQQFLDLRVAVLGNVDSGKSTLLGVLTQGELDNGRGRARLNLFRHLHEIQSGRTSSISFEILGFNSKGEVVNYSDSRTAEEICESSSKMITFIDLAGHHKYLHTTIFGLTSYCPDCALLLVSANTGIAGTTREHLGLALALKVPFFIVVSKVDLCAKTTVERTVRQLERVLKQPGCHKVPMLVTSEDDAVTAAQQFAQSPNVTPIFTLSSVSGESLDLLKVFLNILPPLTNSKEQEELMQQLTEFQVDEIYTVPEVGTVVGGTLSSGICREGDQLVVGPTDDGCFLELRVCSIQRNRSACRVLRAGQAATLALGDFDRALLRKGMVMVSPEMNPTICSVFEAEIVLLFHATTFRRGFQVTVHVGNVRQTAVVEKIHAKDKLRTGEKAVVRFRFLKHPEYLKVGAKLLFREGVTKGIGHVTDVQAITAGEAQASMGF, from the exons ATGAAGTGGCGTCTCCAGGAGGGACGCGGTGAGGCTGTCTACCAGATTGGGGTAGAGGACAATGGGCTGCTGGTGGGGCTGGCTGAGGAGGAGATGCGGGCTTCCCTCAAGACCCTgcaccgaatggcagagaa GGTTGGGGCAGATATCACTGTTCTTCGGGAACGAGAAGTAGACTATGATAGTGACATGCCCCGGAAGATCACGGAGGTGCTGGTACGAAAGGTCCCTGACAACCAACAG TTCCTGGATCTCCGTGTAGCCGTCCTAGGGAATGTGGACTCAGGGAAGTCAACCTTGCTTGGAGTCCTGACCCAAGGAGAGCTGGACAACGGGCGGGGCCGGGCCCGGCTCAACCTTTTCCGCCACCTGCATGAGATTCAGTCTGGCCGAACCTCCAGCATCAGCTTTGAGATCCTGGGCTTTAACAGCAAGGGAGAG GTGGTGAATTACAGCGACTCAAGGACTGCAGAAGAGATCTGCGAAAGCAGCTCCAAGATGATCACCTTCATCGACCTGGCGGGCCATCATAAGTACCTGCACACCACCATCTTCGGCCTCACCTCCTACTGCCCCGACTGTGCCCTGCTCCTCGTCAGTGCCAACACTGGAATCG CCGGCACCACACGGGAACATCTGGGGCTGGCCTTGGCCCTGAAAGTGCCCTTCTTCATCGTGGTCAGTAAAGTGGACCTGTGTGCTAAGACCACAGTGGAGAGGACAGTACGCCAGCTGGAGCGGGTCCTCAAGCAGCCTGGCTGCCACAAGGTCCCCATGCTGGTCACCTCTGAGGATGATGCTGTCACTGCTGCCCAGCAGTTTGCCCAGTCACCCAA TGTCACCCCTATATTCACACTGTCCAGCGTGTCAGGAGAGAGTCTGGACCTCCTCAAAGTCTTCCTGAATATCCTGCCGCCACTCACCAACAGCAAAGAGCAGGAAGAGCTCATGCAGCAGTTGACAGAATTCCAG GTGGATGAAATCTACACAGTCCCAGAGGTGGGGACCGTGGTTGGAGGAACACTGTCCAG TGGGATCTGCCGTGAGGGAGACCAGCTGGTGGTAGGCCCGACAGATGATGGGTGCTTCTTGGAGCTGAGAGTATGCAGCATCCAGCGCAACCGCTCTGCCTGTCGCGTGCTGCGAGCTGGTCAGGCCGCTACACTAGCCCTCGGAGATTTTGACCGTGCGCTGCTTCGCAAG GGCATGGTGATGGTGAGCCCCGAGATGAATCCCACCATCTGCTCAGTGTTCGAGGCAGAGATAGTCCTACTGTTCCATGCCACCACCTTCCGGCGGGGATTCCAGGTGACAGTGCATGTGGGCAACGTACGTCAAACAGCAGTGGTGGAAAAGATCCATGCAAAG GACAAGCTGCGGACAGGGGAGAAGGCAGTGGTACGTTTCCGTTTCCTGAAACATCCGGAATACCTGAAGGTGGGCGCCAAACTCCTGTTCCGGGAGGGTGTTACCAAGGGCATCGGTCATGTCACGGATGTGCAAGCCATCACAGCAGGAGAAGCCCAGGCCAGCATGGGCTTCTGA